In Cryptomeria japonica chromosome 5, Sugi_1.0, whole genome shotgun sequence, the genomic window GGCCAACATTTCGGATCaaactctatgattcatcatttcTCTTCTCTAGCTATCTAtcgtgatgatggatcatagagtttgatccaaaatgttgacaacaaAAATCATATATAATCAAATTCAGAAACAAAATCTTAATATCATTATGAACTGTAGATACATTTTTATCCCTTTTAAGTGTCATAATGAACTATTATGAACTGTAGAAACCTTATGAATTTGATAAATATTTAACTTTTACTGCTATActttatataaaataaattttacaaacaaatatataaacaaaataaaataaaaatgtataaTAATCAATTGTAGCAAAACTAAATTGCACAAGATTCCTTCAACAACATGCTGCCCCTTGCAAAATAGGGAGTAAACCACAAGACTTTATCGTGATTATCCTATGGAAAAAGAGGCGTAAGAATAGCCAACAGTCTTCGAATAAGGGCAAACAGCACGACATGTGAAACGAAACGGGACAACTTAGGTTTTAAAAACGTTGAAATTCTGATGCTTATCATTTATCTTTTATATTGCTTTTGCACTCCTTCCGCCgtccacatataaatatatatataaaatttttgcTGTACTTTTCGCTCCTGCTGCTGTCCACATCGACTACTCTTTTGTTAATCCTAATTACCTTTGCAAACACGCAATGTACGCGTTTTCCCTATGTAGTCATTTTTCCTTGTCACTTTGTCTGTCCCTCTCCTCTCTCTGCACTTTACCTCAACAAGAAGTCCGGCTTCATTACTTTGTCTCTTATACTTTCTTTGTGTTCAGGTCAGTCCAATttcatggcatctacttctaacaCTAGCAGCTACTCACAATTTGAAGAGTTTGCACCATCTACATCTACTTCTGGTAGATCTTATGATGTATTTATTAATCATCGCGGATCTGATGTAAAAAAAACACTAGCCACTACTCTTTATAAAATGCTCACTAATGGCATGGGAGTGAGAGTTTTTCTGGATACAGAAGAGCTTCAATTGGGGGATTCCTTGCCCACGGAACTACAAGAAGCAATGAAGAGTGCTTCGCTTCATATTGCTATATTTTCAAAGAAATATGCAGAGTCTCGTTGGTGTTTGGATGAGCTGTCATTTATGTTCAGAACAGGCACTAGAATTGTTCCCATCTTCTACTATATTGACATTGGAGATGTCCGATATGCAAAAGGAGTCTATGCTGAAGCATTTGACTTGCATAAAAAGAAGGGTAGATACAGCTCCGAAAAACTTAAGGAGTGGAAGAATGCGCTCTTCAATGTTTCACATAACATTGGTTACATCGTTAATAGCAAGGAGTAAGTATCAATTTCTCCACCTTAGTCTGCGTTCTACATACTGTTTTTTTAGGAACATAGATATCTTATATCATAATAATGCCAACTGTTAAGAAAATGTGATGTTTATTCTTTTTCCTTTGTTGCCGTTGTATGTGTTTAGAGATGAGGAGTTGCTGTTGAAGAGTATTACTTATTGTGTTGTGAAAGAAATTAGAAAGCTACCATTTGTGATCGCAGAATATCCTGTGGGTTTAGATGAAATTGTAAGAGACTTTGAATCGGCTATGCTTCAATCTGACAGAAATCATGAGAATGTGCAGATTGTTGGAATATGGGGCATGGGTGGTTCGGGTAAGACCACTCTTGCCAAAAAGTTATATAATAATATGTATCCATCTATGGAGAAGGCCAGTCTTATAGTAGATGTCAGAGATGCAGCTAACAATAACCTGTTGTGTGAGAAGCAGAAAAAACTTTTGGAGGATCTTGGTTTTAAAAGTTTATCAGttgataatgttgaagagggaaaaTCAATTCTTGCAAGCCACTTGAGATCTATTCGAGCATTAATTGTTTTAGATGATGTCGATCATGTAGACCAACTAAATGCTTTATTGCCCAGCCAAAGATCTGGAAGTTTGATAGGATCAGGTACTTTGATTATTGTCACTACAAGGGAATTAGAAGTCCTTAACCGATGCAGGATCTCCTCCCAGTATAAAATGAAACCATTGAGTGAAGTTCATGCCAGACAACTCTTTTGTTGGCATGCTTTCCTACAACCATCACCGCTAAATGAGTTTGAGGAGCTTGTTGAAAAGGTCTTAAAAACCTGTAGTGGGTTGCCATTATCGCTCAAAGTCTTTGGTGGGCAGCTTTATGGAAATTTAAGCAAAGATTCGTGGGAGATTCAATTACAAAAGTTCTCTAGGATAGTACCTGAAGATATCAAGAGCAGGCTTAAAATAAGTTATGATGCATTAGATGATGAAGAGCAAGAGATATTTTTGGATGTTGCATGTTTTTTCATTGGAGAAAGAAATGATCTGGCAATTGAAGTATGGAACGGATCAGGGTGGAGTGGTTCGAACAGTTTGGAGAGGTTGAGGAATAAGTGTCTAGTTGAAATAGATGAGAGAAATTATATCAGTATGCATGACCACTTGAGAGATTTGGGAAAAGAAATTGCCAATAGACAATCACCCTACCGGCTTTGGTCTCCCCAACAAAATATTAAAATTCATGATATACAGGTGAGATTcacaaatataaataattatatctaACTAATTGTAAAAGaaattttctaatttattttttaatgtctGTATCTTTGTATGGAAACTCTATTAATCTTATGGTTAATTTTAACTTAATGTTTATTTGGATTCATGGGAGGAACAATGACCTTCTTAGCTCGAGTACTGAATAAGTGTATCTGGTTTATGGTGAAGAgcaactttaatttttttttttattgtctcACTCATCAATGGCGAAGGAATCCTCTGTTTTTCTGTTGTGTGGTCGATTCAGAATGGGATAGGCATAGGAGGAATAATGACCATCTTAGCTCCAGTATTGAATACCTGTCTCTGCTTTAAAGTTTATAACGAAGAACGGGTAAGATTTTTTATTTGTCTCTCATCAATGGCAATGAAATCTTCTTTGTTTCTGTTTGTGCTCATAGTTATTCctaattttatgttttatttgggCTCAGAATGGAATAGGCATTCGAGGTATAAAGACCACCTCTGCTATGGAGTTTGGCGATTGCTCGTCGCACGCAGAACTCATGGTTAACACAACCAGAGGAATTTGGGCCCTAGCGCCTTCTAGACTTGGACTAAAAATTATTGTGGCTCGAGGTTGTAATTTAAACCATGTAATTAGTGAAGCATCAAGAGATTTGGTCTGGCTTCGCTGGTTTGATATGGGGCAGAGAAATCTTCAGTCAGTAATTCCACTTAAAAATTTGAGGGCTTTAGAACTCCATGAGAACTGGAGGCGGGCAAATCATCAATTACAAGAACTTTGGGTGGCTGAGTGTGACGTAAGTATCTACCAACTTTTTTAAATTTATGTTTCAATCTTTTTACAACAATGGTTGAATGTTTAGTCCATCTCGAAAATATGTTGCAGGCTCCTTTACAGTTAAGAGAGTTGATTATTTCTTATTGCATAGAATTCCAAGGGTTTCCAAAGTCAATAGGACGCCTCAAGCTATTGAAAAAAGTAGTCATCAATTCGACGGAGGGTTTGAAAAGCCTTCCAGAAGAATTCTGCCTACTACAATCGCTGGAGCACCTGGAATTAAATCAATGTAGTGAGCTGTCATCACTACCAAACAGTATGGGCAATTTGAGAAAACTGCGGCATCTAAGTTTGTGCGGGAGCAGGAAACTGGGGAGGTTACCAGATTCTTGTAAGGAGTTAATGCTGCTGCAACATCTGAACTTATGCAACTGTCCTAATGTCACCTTTAAAACGGACATAATGGAAAACATGTCAAAGCTTGAGTATTTGAGCTTCGAAAACTGCTTTCAGTTGGAAGAGCTACCTCAGCATCTCACAGATCAGGCGTCCTTGAGAGAGCTCCACTTAGAAGGTATGTTAAAGTTAAAGGAGGTACCAATGAAGATCGATCAACTGAGCAAGTTAAGAAAATTTTCTGTCGGGGGTACTTTATTGACAAATTTGCCGGCTTCTCTGGGAGATTTGTCTTCCTTGACAGAACTCCAAATTATTAATAGCAGAAGGATAGAATGTTTGCCAGACTCTTTGGGGCGTCTTAGTCTCTTAGAGATATTAGAACTAGACGATTTAAGAATGAAATCTGTACCAGAATCAATTAGTCAATTGATTAATCTTGAAACCCTGTGGATATGTCGTTGTCCAATCAGCGAAGTATCAATTAGTTCTTCGTTGTGCAAGCTTAAGACGGTAGATCTATCAGATAATGATCGATTATCCAAGATCTCTATCTCAGAATACTATTGTACTCGCCTCGAGACTCTCACAGTTGAAGACAATAGCAATCTACTGGAGATAGAAGGCCTACCAATTGCAGTCAGAAAACTGGTTATAAGTGGATGCCCCAAGTTGTGTGCGGTTCCCAGTTTCGCAAAATTAACTTCTCTCCAAGAATTTGAACTGAGAGGTTGCTATCAAGTTCAGAAAATTGAAGGTTTACATCATTGCAGAGAATTGGAGACGTTGAAAGCATATACATGGTGGGAGGCGCCGGGGCTACAAAGTCTGGAGTACATGGAAAGATTGAGGACGCTGCATCTCACAGGAATAAGGAAATCAGTTGTTGAAGGTTGCATACAAAGTATCCAGGTaattaaaatttcaagaaatttacaATTCTATTTTTTTGGATGTGATCGTGCTTTCGCCTGAATATTGATGTACATTTGCAGAAATGGCCTGGAGAAATAATAGTTTGTACGCGAGTGGTCCAAAATGCAGCCTCACTTGAAAACTCCTGGGCGTTTCCTACTTTGATTTTCGTTGACTCCTGCTCTAACGTGCAAACTGATTCGATTCACGGGCCTAAATTGGTAGTGAAGCAGCCTACCGATGACAATTCCATTATTGTTTGTTTTGTTATAAGGACTCCAGTGAAGATTCAATTGATTAAAATTATGGGAGATTCAATGGATTGTATATCTGAAGTGGATGTGCAGGAGGGGACATGGATATGGATAGGTGTCTTCACACAACGTTCTACATGGTACACATCAAAGAGCTTCGAGGCATCTTTTTCAGGTGGTGATGACATAGTGGATTCAGATGAGGACATAGTGGAGAACGAGGCATCTTTTTCAGATGGGGATAATATAGTAGATTCAGATGAGGACATAGTGGAGAACAAGGCAACTTTTTCAGGTGGGAAAGACATAGTGGATTCAGATGAGGACATAGTGGAGAACGAGGCATCTTCTTCAATGAGCGATGTCATAGTGGAGAAAGGATTCCTTGCGATGGGAGAAGAGGATAGAGTTACGGAGGCTTTGCGCTGGTTAATGGGGGCGAGGGAAATTTGATTTTTCTACATTGAAGTGGGTAGATTTAAATTTTCTGTAGCAGCGCTGGTTCGAATCCTGAGCACTAAATAAATGAATGTAGTAAGGACAGAACAGATCACCTGGATTGAATGTAGCGGGAAGAGAACAGCTCACCTGGAATGAATGTATGAGTGGAGAACAGGCAATTCCAGGTGACATGTTCGAGTCCTTGCAGTTGCCTATGTAATATGGTCCAGTAAGTTTAGGGTTTGCCTCtggtttcttttatttttaacattTTGCTGTGGATTGTAATGCATGTCAGATCCAAATTAGAGATCAATTATGTAAGTGAACTTTCATTTTAGCAATATGTAACCTCTACAATTGTTGTATGTAAATGTGCAGTGTTTTTCAAATTGCCTAAAACAAAATTTCCTTTGTCTTCTACGTAAACGAATGAATCAGGAATATGGCTAATTCAATTAACTGTATATAAGACTCAGTATCTTCCTCCCATGATTTAGAGCGATGATTGTGTATTTCGGTATGAGTGAAATGTGCGAATTTTGTCTGCTTTTGCATTCGATTCCATTATTGAGGATTTGTGCAAATTACTATTAGTCTTAACAGATCCTGAAAGAGATGCTAAAAGTGTACATGCTAATAAAAATGTACAAGCTACTAAAGATTTGCAAGCTAAGAGTGCACAAGCTACTAATTTCATACAAGCTAATGGCTTTCTTGTTGAAATTAATCCCCAACCACCCACTTAATCTTCCGTAGACTGAATGTTGAAGCTTGATCAGATTGTCCCATAGGCTATTCTTAGCCTCGTGGAcgttaaaattctttctttctttctttctttctactcAACTTTACCGTGCCCGTGCCTTCTTCcttactcaaaacaggacaaattttgaattaaaaaactGTGATTGTAATCTATCTATGATATCCCTGCACTAGATGTACCACATAGAAGTAAATGCATTGAATAATTTAGGAGTTTTTTTTCTTGTTTCCCTGGTGCATACGTATGGAAGAGTCTAGAAGTCTTTTGGTAACTCTTAATAGACTGAGTATGGCAGTTATTGTATGAAGTATGAAAAACAGGGACAAATATATATGGAGCTGTAACAGCACCCAGACCAGAAAAGTAGCAAGAAACAGGGGAAGCTTATTGTCTTTTTTTTGGGAATTCAAGTGTTGCAGTCCTGTTATACAAATCAGACTGTAGCAAGAAACAGGGGAAGCTTATTGTCTTTTTTTGGGGAATTCAAGTGTTGCAGTCCTGTTATACGAATCAGACTCTATGAATTTTTGAATGATtctgaaatatatatacatatatgaatacAAATATTAGTTTCTGCTCTTGTTTGGGTTAATCTCTTTTATTATTTGTTTGGTTTTGTTGTCTGCCTCGCTGTCCATCATTTCTCACCAGTAAAATTTCAATCACAATTGATAATTCTTTAAGTCCTCCCCATGCCCTGCTCTAGATGTCATGCAAAAATCACATGGGGTTTTTTAATGTATCATGcaaatatcacaaggggttttttaTGATGTATTGAGGACCTTAAATGACTATAATATCCAGGTAATTCTTCATAGTTATCTTTATAATGCTTCTATTGAGTATTGAAACTGTATGGTAAACGCTAAGAGCTCTGTTTATGTGGTACGGTTTTCCTGTTATATCTTTCAGATTTAATATGGACGCCTTTCTACTAATGCGAAAGGAATATGTGAAGTGGATTTGTTTATCTTGCAAGCTGATGGAAGGAAGATAATAGACCCACAGAAACAAACCTGCCCATGTTCTCATCTGGAAATTGAAGTTTCCAATTCTGTACGAGTGAGGGTTGTTGATCGTGGCCCTGACACAGAATTGTTGGTTGCATTTCGAGTAGAGATATATGGAAGGTGTAAACCAGGAGTTCTATATGATGTAACGTTGGTGTTAAAACACTAGATATTAGTATTTTCACAGTAAGTTTATTATAATTTGTATCTATCTTTTGTTTACATGAATCATATCTTGATACTCTTGACAATAAGTTTATTATAATTTGTCTCTATCTTTTGTTTACATGAATCATATCTTGATACTCTGAGAAAATTCTTAAATTATTTGCGATTACATGGAGTTGAGTAATGAACTAACCTTACCTTGTCACATAGGATAACTAAGGCTGACCTTGTTAGATATAAATTGAGTGATCTACAAGGAAGCTGCTATGCAACCATATAAATTGCACCTCATACATCTATAAAGAAATTTACTGAAAGATATGGCACCTCATACATTTATAAAGACACGTTTTGAGGGATGTTCCTCTTATATGACTGCATAGCAAGTTTCAACCTCCAATGGAAGGTGTATTGAGAACATGTTGATTGGTCGATAGAGAACTTTGTATTGCAAGATATGTTACTTGGGACACGTCCCCAGGCTAAAATCTCCCATCTTCGTATCGGGGACATTTCGGGGACGGCCAGAGGACACCCCCCTGCCATCCCCAAAATTGTAAAATCTGTGGAGGACATCCCCTGCCATTCCTAAAATTGTAAAATCTGTGGGAATAATCCCAGAAAATTTGGAGACATCAGTGATTCTTAAAGGGGACGTCCTCTTGTCTTCAATATGGTTGGGGACGTTGTGACGTCTCCTAACCATCCCTGGGATGGCCAGTGGCCCCTTTTCTcagcacatttaaaaaaaaaagattcaaatgttcaaaaaataaattttttaattttattataggtcTGTAAAACTAGATTTTTAATAATATGATGCGTAAACATGTCTAAATCACTTCCAAAAGTACTTAGAAATAATGAGCAGGGTAAACATGTCTaaatcacttccaaaagcacttagaaataatgagcagcaacctagtaataaatttcacaaacatTTAGAACTCGGTAGTGTGTAAAAAAGTGCTTGCAGGTCTGTAATATTGAACTTCTCACTAATATGAAAGGTAAACAGgttagaatcatagccaaaagcacttagaaatatGAATAACAGTTTGGTAATGAATTTCACAAACACCCTAAACTTTGTGGTGCATAAAGAAGCGGTTGTAGGtcataatagtaatagtaatagaaGACTATTAAAATATCCTCCAACtagaaagaaacaatgaactacatgcaaacaagtgcaggcatattgacaatgaattttcaattatgaatgcatattgagtgcAGGCATACTGACAATGAATTTTTATAGACAATGAATtatgatttatgaatgcatattgagtattgaaaatgaattctgaacacaaatgtggtatgttaaggttctatcATATACATATACCCgctttatccatgttttcgtatgaatataatgtatgtatacatgctttgtctatttttcatatgaacatttaaaatttccatatatatttcaaattttctctatattttataGAGATGTCCCCTTTGCCATTCCTCCTCGTCCCCtcaattggcaaaaaaaattgttGTCCCTGAAAACTCATTCTGTCGTCCCCTGCCGTCCTTGTCCCAAAAACTCGGGTCAACATAAATTGCAAGTCTTTTTCTAGAAAAGTTGTTTGCTATCAAGACATACCTCAAGTCAGAAACCACTATGAATTGTAACAATTGATGTGGAACAAAAGGTCTTTTTTCAATCAACAATCCAATATCATGGCTGTTTTCTCATTGGAACATGGCATCTAAAATTTGCATGATGCTTTACTCTAGAAGAATAATAAATAGAGCTATTATACAATAGCTGTAAAATTAGGTGATCTGGTGACATTATTCTATGGTTCAAATGGAGAGTAGTAGGTATGGTGTTTCATAAATCTATGCATCTCTTCAATCTTCAACTACTAGTGCTATGCCTACATGCAATTACATGCATTTATCTTTTAGGAAGAGGGAGGAAGATTGTTAACATGCAATGAGAAAAATCTTGTCACTAGACATTTCAATCAATAAAATATTCCAATGCTTTTCTCTCTTTGCATTCTTTAGATTGCTCTAGGCAAAAGAAAACTTGCTTTTCTCTCTTTGCATTCTTTAGATTGCTCTAGGCAAAAGAAAACTtacattttgtataatttttgtttatttatatagTGCACTCTTTGTAGATATTTATTGGTATACGATTATTATTAGTAtgcataattttatttattatagcaAATAGAATTAGTACTTGCATCCTAACGAGGTGCAATAATTGCGTCAATAGTTAGATATAGTTTGGGTAATTTATTTAGAGGGCCAATAGGCTAGGGAAAATGAAAATTGCCTTTGTTAGAACTAATTGTGTACAATATAAGTAAACTACAAATACATTAAAATTTCTTTTTTTACAATTTATGGAAACACTATACCTAGCACATTTAGAGCAGTCATTCAAAATTTTGTATTAGTAACTTCATTGCATATGTACAACAAAGGGCCATGCACCAAATCAAATTTTAAGCATGTTGTTTGGCAAGCTATGTTCATCGAGCACGATTATCTAGCCACCATGATATGACTCACTAATGAGAATAAGAAGTATCACCTCCTGGTGCGATATATTAGAGTTTAAGGATCTACAACTTTTAGCTTTCCGTGTGGACAAATATTTAGTTAGGATATTTGCAATTTTTAGCTTTCTGCATGGACCAATATTTATGTTAGGGTGCTAGTAGTGAAAGCATTGATTTCACTCACTCTTTAAAGAGATAAGAAGATGAGAAAAACTTGGTTGCCTTCTATGTATTCATTGTCGGTTGGCTGCCTCTACAAAGAGTGGTGccaaagataaatgataaattttgGATATGGGTCAATAAATTTTCGTTCCTTTACATTACTTTTTAAAGAAGTTTGTTTATATTTGATAGTTGAAAAATAAGATATTTTTGAGAATTTATTGAGGTTATTTTCGAAATAAAGAAAGTAGATAAAAAAAGTTTTATGATTACTTATATACCATATCTTTATATTTACACATCATTCCATTTTAACTATTTTAAACAATAGAATTGTAAGGAACTTTATCATTCTATACCAAAAACATTTTAAACAATATTTATCATTCTctaccaaaaacatttaaaacaatAGAATCGTAATGAATTCTATCTTTttataccaaaaacatttacactAAATTTTATTTATGAATTAGAAATcttttaatatgatataataattataatatgaaGAAATTCATGGTTTAACTTCCAGACATGACCCGACTTCTCATTATTCTCAAACAACAATATCATCACTTTCTTCTACAAATCTTTCAACTCTACAGCAAAAAGTTTGTTTCTATCTTAACAACCAAATAAAATACACTATGTAATTGATTAAAGCTAGATTTATGGATGAACAATGTAGCAGCAATTTTTAAGGATAACGATATGCATTTTTCTTTGAAACTTcgtaaaattttgatgtatgtttgCTATTACTATAAAATGAAGGGACTAGTAGGAGAGTGAGATGCATGGCGCACAAATGCAAGGCTATCTGTAATGAATATGTTGTTAGAAAGCTCATCAGATGAAAAGATCTTTGTGCTACTTTAGTCTCAGAAAAGAACACTATATTTGTCCTGTTTGTGAACTTATATTGCACATGGGTCAAAATACACACAAAAAAATTATACGGAGGGGGTATTTATTTGCATTATCCTATATCTTCTAGGGAATATAGATACAACATATGTATATATCAGCACAGGATGCAGTGTTATTTCTAGCTATTATCATTGTCATGGAAGGGGGGTTTCAATTCAGTAAAATTTTGGGTGATAGAAATGTTTTGGGATGTTAATTTCGTTATATGTATGCGATCAATTGTAGTTTGAACCACAATGCATTGCATAAGATaaagatataattttattaatttctcTCACTTGCATGAGAATAcctgcagttaaggatattcttttctaaaaatataatttgcataaaaaagctaattgtaattgtgcatgaatatgcatgtttgtttttctatttttagcattGTAATTTCTTCATATGTACATTGCCCTGTAGCATATTAAAACAATCAATAAAACATAGTAGTTTGTTTCTTTTGGTTGCACACAACTTGGAGTTTTATTTTTATGGAAGTatttaatttcaatgatttatgGATGAATGTGAtggtttcattttttatttaatccTTATAGTATAGTGTAAGAGCTATATTAttttccttcaattggtatcagagccatgttcgAGAAATTATCTCGGTTAAATTGTTGAAGCTGCAAAAAGGTCCAAGGAGATCTAACTAGTAAAAAAGAAGTTCGATGAGATGAGAAGATTGTCATTTTAAAGATGAAGCTTTGCTGCAACATTTGAAATCACATGAAGAACAAGGATAATTTATATGTTGAAGATCATTGTTTTTTAAAACAAAAGCAATCCATAGGAAGTTGCTAGAGGAGATCAATGAAGATCACAAGTCATTTATGTGATATTCTTTTAGTATGGGAAACTATCCAAGTTACATGGGCAAAGTATTTTCAATGAATGAAGTCAATCTCGATATCAATGCAGAAGCCACCATCGAAAGGTGAAGTCCACTGTCCAAAGAGGAGAGTGAAGTCAAACTGACATTTGCATGTCAACTAGAGAAGGAATCAAGATTTTTAATAATCTCATGTATAAAAAGAAGGTAAAACCAAACAAGTTGCATCACAAAGAAACAAAGAGATTGCCAAGACAAGAAGAGATCACCAAGGTATGAAAAGATGTCATGAACCGCTTTTATCAATATTTAAGTTGCaattattaaattagaaaaattatttataatttgtGTTATATGAGTGAAATAAAATTAGATGGGAATTGGAAATGGAAATTTAAgtgcaaatgaatgatttaaattgttTTATCATGAAAATTGgcgattgtcattgctaatgataAATCGAGTGCAAGTGAATGAAGGAACATGTGAACGTGGATGAAGGTGAGAACTTGGTTGAGGTAGAGTTGTTTTAGTTTTCTAATTCGATAAtggagatggaatctcacacaccacattagaaaTTCATAATTTGTACTTTGCAAAGATAGAAGATTTAAATGACTTTAattgagtgtttgtttaaattCAAATGATGAATTTTGTATGAGTATTCTTAATTGACATTTCTTTTATTCAAAGagattgatttttatgtttttaaaagattATACATGTATTTTGTTGATTGTTAtgtgcattttatgtgtagatAATGTATAAATTTAATAATGAAGTGAATGAATTATCGTGCTTATATTCTCActtttagattatatatatatatagatagatagacacac contains:
- the LOC131056732 gene encoding disease resistance protein RPV1; amino-acid sequence: MASTSNTSSYSQFEEFAPSTSTSGRSYDVFINHRGSDVKKTLATTLYKMLTNGMGVRVFLDTEELQLGDSLPTELQEAMKSASLHIAIFSKKYAESRWCLDELSFMFRTGTRIVPIFYYIDIGDVRYAKGVYAEAFDLHKKKGRYSSEKLKEWKNALFNVSHNIGYIVNSKEDEELLLKSITYCVVKEIRKLPFVIAEYPVGLDEIVRDFESAMLQSDRNHENVQIVGIWGMGGSGKTTLAKKLYNNMYPSMEKASLIVDVRDAANNNLLCEKQKKLLEDLGFKSLSVDNVEEGKSILASHLRSIRALIVLDDVDHVDQLNALLPSQRSGSLIGSGTLIIVTTRELEVLNRCRISSQYKMKPLSEVHARQLFCWHAFLQPSPLNEFEELVEKVLKTCSGLPLSLKVFGGQLYGNLSKDSWEIQLQKFSRIVPEDIKSRLKISYDALDDEEQEIFLDVACFFIGERNDLAIEVWNGSGWSGSNSLERLRNKCLVEIDERNYISMHDHLRDLGKEIANRQSPYRLWSPQQNIKIHDIQNGIGIGGIMTILAPVLNTCLCFKVYNEERNGIGIRGIKTTSAMEFGDCSSHAELMVNTTRGIWALAPSRLGLKIIVARGCNLNHVISEASRDLVWLRWFDMGQRNLQSVIPLKNLRALELHENWRRANHQLQELWVAECDAPLQLRELIISYCIEFQGFPKSIGRLKLLKKVVINSTEGLKSLPEEFCLLQSLEHLELNQCSELSSLPNSMGNLRKLRHLSLCGSRKLGRLPDSCKELMLLQHLNLCNCPNVTFKTDIMENMSKLEYLSFENCFQLEELPQHLTDQASLRELHLEGMLKLKEVPMKIDQLSKLRKFSVGGTLLTNLPASLGDLSSLTELQIINSRRIECLPDSLGRLSLLEILELDDLRMKSVPESISQLINLETLWICRCPISEVSISSSLCKLKTVDLSDNDRLSKISISEYYCTRLETLTVEDNSNLLEIEGLPIAVRKLVISGCPKLCAVPSFAKLTSLQEFELRGCYQVQKIEGLHHCRELETLKAYTWWEAPGLQSLEYMERLRTLHLTGIRKSVVEGCIQSIQKWPGEIIVCTRVVQNAASLENSWAFPTLIFVDSCSNVQTDSIHGPKLVVKQPTDDNSIIVCFVIRTPVKIQLIKIMGDSMDCISEVDVQEGTWIWIGVFTQRSTWYTSKSFEASFSGGDDIVDSDEDIVENEASFSDGDNIVDSDEDIVENKATFSGGKDIVDSDEDIVENEASSSMSDVIVEKGFLAMGEEDRVTEALRWLMGAREI